The following nucleotide sequence is from Triticum dicoccoides isolate Atlit2015 ecotype Zavitan chromosome 7B, WEW_v2.0, whole genome shotgun sequence.
TATCTATCACAATTTTCTCAGTTCTAACAAAGTAACAAGCCATATTGTCCTTTATCTGCAGGTATGCAGACGATTCCTCGCTTCTAGGTATTGAGCTTCTGAACGAGCCTTCTGCAGGAGCAGTCCCACTAGACACTCTAGTGTCGTATTACAAAAGAGGCTACAAAATTGTACGAAGTTATTCGGAGACAGCTTATGTTATATTCTGCCAGAGGATAGGGAATGCAGACCCAATGGAGCTTTATCAGGCTGATCTGGGCCCAACTAACACTGTTGTTGACTTGCATTACTACAATCTGTTTGATCCTTATTATGAGAAGCTTAATGCAACAGAGAACATACGGTTCGTTTACGAAAAGAGACTGCCTCAGGTGCGGGCCTTGAACAGCGCAAATGGACCTCTTGTTTTTGTCGGTACGTGCTGCATACTATTACAACTTGCGTAAAAATTCAGACAGGTCATTTGGATTTTGGTCTATCATTTAACTGTAGGTGTTTCTCAGTGTACCCTTCTCTTTATAAAGACTTTACTATGTCAATTCCTCAGGAGAGTGGGTGAATGAATGGAATGCGGCAAATGCTTCACAGATTCAATACCGATCTTTTGGAAAAGCTCAATTGGAGGTCTTCGGAGAAGCCTCCTTTGGCTGGTCTTATTGGACAGTCAGGTGCAACAGCGTGCACTGGGATTATGAATGGAACGTAAGGAATAGGTATCTTCTTATTGGTAAGCAGTTTGTTCTTCAGCTGCCTTCAACTACAGTCACTTAAACACAATCGAGGCTGAGCCGGGAACAACCCGGCGCGGGGGGCCGATCGACTGCTACTCCCTACGATACTAAATCAGCGTAAGCCATCGGTTAAATTGGAAGCATCTTCCAAAAAATAAAATTATTTGGCCCAGTTTTGAACGGAAGAACCCAAAACATAGGAATAAGAAAAAAAACGTAGGAATTAAAACCATAGAATTTATTTAAAAATTCACTTGGGAAAACTTTAAAATTGTCACTTGGGTGTCATGCGGGGAAAACGAAGAAAGTGTAGACACAAAGAGAAGAATACATGAGGTAGAACCTCAAGTTTGTTTTCCTCCAAAATTTCTAGGTTATGGCATGTTCCATTGGAATGTAGGATACCAGTTCCTTTATTCCAAAATGTATCAAGGGAATATTTTTCTATAGGAATCATATCCTTTGAAATTCCTtagtttttcctctctttttttgaaGAGTCCTAAGTTTTTCCTTTGTTCCAAACATGGCCGTAACTACCTGAGGTTACCCGATGGGCTGACCCACTTGCATCCAAGCTAGCAATGTAGAAGTGTAGCATCCTCTGCTATTTTATTGACAGTCGTGCTGCTTAATGCTGTTATTATTTCCTTTTGCAGTTTGATTCAATATATTCTCCATGTCAGGTGAGTTTAACATGATACATCTTTTCTTCTGTAGGGGGTTCGCCATTACAAAGAGCAAATTACATGATGCTTGTGGCAGGATGTCTTGTGTATCTTTTGTTATTGACGTTGATACAATAGACATATGGCAAAAAAAAATAGTCCACATTTGACAGGAAGATTTATTGAAGCGTCAAAGACAACTCCAAATGTCAAAGGCCCAAAGGGTCATCAAACCATGTCAATCTAATGACCTAAATTGCTCTACTGCTGAGCATCAAAATGTTTAGCGCGTAATTAATATTACATGGAACATTGGCTTGCAACTAATATCCTATCTAACATCTACGTGTATTGCATGTACACGATTGCTAGTGTACTTTTAAGGAGCGCCTTAACAATAATTTAGCTTATTGAAGAGTCAAAAACAAACTCCACGCAACTTTTGTGATCACCTCCCCAAGAAGGATAACTCATAAATCATTCCGTATGACTTATCTGTTCCACGGGAACTAGTAATCCTCCTCTCCGCAGCTCCAAAATTGTGAATTCTCGTGGCCAAATAAGAAGCTTGACCAGATACTAACGCCCCATTCAGTTTCTGATGTCACCGCTGCTTGATATCACCGCATAGTTCCGAAGCCTTAACTCAGAGTCTTGCTCAGCATGAGATAAATCAGCATGACAAAGCCAAGCCCGATCATGAAATTTTGGCTCTTCATATTTTCAGCAATGAGCTCCAACCTGTAAGTTTCAACCAGTAGATAGCTGCTCGTAAAGCCTGTTCGAAATTTCATCTTTATTACTACCATATGATGCAAGCTATAAAACAGAACGACGAATGTTGTGCGACAGATGAAACTTTGCTTGCACGCCAGGCCTACCAGGCTACAGCGATCAGGATAAGGTAGAGTCAGCACATCAATCAGTGCATGAACATTAACTAAGCGTGCAGTTCTCAATTATATCTCATGAACTTCCCATGATGGTCAAAGACAATCGGAATAAATGACGAGGCAATAGATTACCAGTTTCCTGTTGCAAAAAAACTCTGTTCTTTCGTGGCTTCCTCTGCTGCAAAGTCTTCCAACAGTGCACGCTGACGTTCGTTAACCTTCCTGCAGATTAAAAATTGATATTGTCATAAATCTAACAAAAGAGGAGTGTACTGATGACATATACTATAGCATAAAAATACTGCACAGAAAAAGCAAAGGATTAAGGGTAAGGCCATTTGAATGCGCCAAACTTAAAAGTTAAGCTTTAGCGTAAACTAAACAGAAAAGCAAGAGCTAAGCAGAAACCAAATTGAAGCGTTAAGTGCTAACGAATGTTGTGTCTCATCACTATTGTAGCTCAATAACCAGTGGTCTGCCTATAGAATGATAAaagctacttcctccgtccggaaatctAAAACAGCGTCACttatttctgaacggagggagtGCAAATTAGCAGAGCGCTGGATTAATACTATCATGGGGCCTCAATCATCCCTTTCAAACAGTGTTTACTGAAAGCCATTAACTGAACCTCTAGGATTTCTACTTCCACCTAAGGCAGAGTTCAAGTTCCTTTTAACATTCATTTCCTTTAGTTCCATGCGCCGACCAGATCACCAAAAGCATTAGGGAAATGTGAACAATCTACTCACACAAGTCACACTACGATATTTTCACTCTGAGTGTTCATATCCTGCCCGTCACAAAACCTAATACCATTAATGGTACAAAGAGGTGTAACTAGGTTAGGCTCAGTAATGTCATGGCTCTTACTAAGTACTAGCAAGTTAAACTCGCTAGTATAACACAATGTTCTTACAAGTTTGACTTCATGTTACCACAACCAGTCCAGAAGAATATCTATTGCATCCTATGCTTTGCTTCATATGATGGAAGCCGAATGTATTAGCAAAGCCATTCTCGTGGAATGCAAGTTGAAAGGGAATCGAACATAACCATTTTAACCTCATGGACAAATACATGAGCAAAGTAGAATAGCACTGTACAAAACAGTGCAATGGGTAATGTCTGTAAAAAGGGCATCAAGAAAAATACAAGCAACTtacaatggaaaatgtattttgaaACGGACATGTTGGTCTCCGAAATATCCTGCCTGGTTTGGTAATTCCAATCCTGATAACATTACTATCGTTAGCACTTGACCATAAGCAAACTGCTGACTTAAATTAGTTTATTTGCATAACCTACCTTTCCCCCTTAAAACGACAACTTGCCCTGGTTGAACTCCTTTGGGTATCTGAAAAATAAATAACAACAAATGTCAACTAAAGTAACAAATAGAGGGGGGAGAGATATTCTCTAGAACTTAAAAGCATGTCCACTCAACAAATAGATGGCTACATGCTTCTCAAAAGAAATATCTAGCCATGCCAGACCCAGATGTTCTAACTAGAAACGGTCCACTCTAGAAGcattaaaataacagcagggagGTTAAGTGCCTAATTAAGCTAGTATGAAAAATACAAGATATCATGATAACAGAAGTTTGAAGTGCTTTTGACATTTTCTCAGTAGGAATACATGTATGTCTTTTTCCCACCAGGTATTGTTACCTTAATTTCTGTTTTACCATCTAAAGTGGGCACTTCGATTTTTCCACCAAGCATTGCCTACGCAAGAAAGGTAAATGATCAGCAAAAACCCAACACCAAAGCACCAATTAACAACAGAAACTCAAATGTCCACATACACCAACAAATGCACATTAATACAAGACTACCACATTAAAACTTTGACAGCTACTAGTAATAGTCATGAACTAATGATAGTGATGTCTCCCAATTCCAAAACCTAACAAACTATCATTTCTTATTCCTCCATCTCTCTAGGTTCATCTGTGCAGCATTTCTCAAAGGTCCAAAACGAATATCATGAATTGTTTTGCTGAACAGACTAAATTTGTCCTGAATTAGACATTAGaataaattatactccctccgttccagaatataaggtgtatcggtttccgtgcaagtcaaccgtttgaaagtttgaccaagattatagaacaAACTAGAAACATCTACAATACctaatagataaaatatgaaactaccttTCATGATcgatcaaatgatataaatttcaTATTGTGGATATTCATATATTTTTCtcaaaacttggtcaaacttgcactcgtttgacttttgaaaaaacaaatacaccttatataaaggaacggagggagtatgaactaATCTTGGCATAAGCTGTAAGCTACAGATGGAAATAAAGTCACAAGACACAGAAGTAGGAAAGCAGTTCCTGAGAAATAGGACAATTCTTCAAAAGCTTGCTCTACAAAGGAGCAAAATAGTACGACAGCAGTACAAAAGAAGTTCCTGAAAGATATTTGCTACTACCTGTGTGAAGCTTATCTTTTTGTccacatgtacatcagcaccatctCGAACAAATACTGGATCACTTGCTACCTACGATATACATGGTTCATGGAAGAATTAAAAGCTGGATTGCTTGATATAAAAGAGCTGGTAGAGCAGAATCATTCTACAAGGTTATGACAGCGGAGGCTAATAGCCCCCCAGGCAGCACAACTGTTGTACAGATAGTTTTAATTCATTGGTACATACACCAAACCAACTACACCCTCACAAAacggtcttatattagtttacacagagggagtacttgttagTCGTGACTTGTGAGAACGAAACCATACCTTATAGAGAGGCATGCCAAGTTCAGTAGCATCAAACATGCATAAAGATGAGGAATCAAACAATGCAACAGAAATTCATTATACTGGTCACAAATGCCTCAACATTCATATGATTGGATAAACTATAAGCAGCTGGAGCTTATGTAGGTACCTTTTCTTTGATAAAGGACATTTTCATTCAATCAATATATCAAGATGATACAACAGCCAACACGCCCAATATGACCCAAAAAAATATATCATTTTACAGCAAAATATATAATGCAAGCCTAAGATGGGGTAGGTGACCGATATTAAGTAAAAGCCCTAGTGCTGCACATTGCAGCACCAGGCACACCTAGCAATATTAGCATCGAAGACAGCTAACTAGTGAGATGTCAGCCGGTACTATTTATGGTTCCCCAGGAGAAACCCTGCAAAAGTGGTTCGATTGAATGCTGAAATGCAACACTCCCTACACAGGTACACCTACTGTTCATCTCAGCCAGCACATACTTTCTGATGTTACAGTTCAATGGGAAAATATTATGTCTTAATATCTTTAAATAAACAAAGGTAGCATAACTGCAGTTCACAAATTCAATTAACTAAAAACCAATATGGTTCCAAATAGGTCAGAATGTCAAATGTCACGAAACAATTTCATACGAAATCGGATTTGCTTCTAGAACCCTTATTTTTTTTCATTCCAGATTGGCACTTTCAGTAGTAAGTAATTAAGTATATCTGAACAATTAACTAAAATGCAGAAACATGTGAAGTTGTGAACCACTGAACCTCAGTATTACAGAACAAATAAGTGGATATACGAAATAAAGAATTAAAAGTATGACAGTATTCTCACTCGAAGCTTAATGTATAGACTTCCAGGTATGGCTCCACGTCGACCGCTATTTCCAGCCTCCCGTACATGAATTGTGTCACCAGAATCAACTCCTACAAAAACAAATCTTTGGTAAAGTCAAGAGAAAAACAACATTCACGGTCTAACAAAAAATTAAGTGAAAGAAACATGCAGCGGCTGCAAACAACTATGAAGCAGTATCCTTCTTACTGATGAAAAATAAAACCTAGGAACTAGGACAGCTACCAGCCTACAAAAGTTAACATGTTTGACGTTTCACATAACTCATGAATAAGCTTATATGCGCAAAGAAATGTACGAACCAACTATGCAAGTCAAGTTTCAGGAAGAACTAATGCGCGAACAACATATATGAGCGTACTATAGTGATGCAGCAGGATTTTTGGCATGTAATTGTTTTATCCCTAACTTCTGTGTATTAAACAtggtagaaatatcaagaatatagCATGTGATAGATCCGCCTCCAAAGGACATAACTCCAGGATGGTCTAAAATTATAACATTTTGGCAATTGTATTAGAACGAAGACAGGCTCTAGAGCAAGCAACTCAGAAATAATCCAAAGATATAATCATATGAAGGCATTTCTGTGAAAGAAGCTGGTTGGCAGAAGACAATTGAACTATTGAAGCTTAGCTGCACAGCACCTGCTGGAATGATCACGTTTGCATATTTCATACCATCTACCACCCCTGCACCTTTGCATGTTAGGCAGTGATCCTGTGAAAATCGTCATGCATGAGATAGATTTAAAAAATCTGACAAACTTTACATGTTACTCAATACCTTAATCACTTTCCCGAAGCCTCTGCAAGTAGTACAAATGGATGTGAACGGATACATACTAACCTGCACAAAACAACAGTGCAGAGCTTACAAACAATACCCTtcattgatactccctccgttcctaaatatttgtctttttagagatttcaaatggactaccacatacggatgtatatagacatattttagagtgtagattcgctcattttgctacgtatgtactgtagtcacttgttgaaatctctagaaagacaaatatttaggaacggagggagtatttgcaaaaaaaaaaaaaaataagGCATAAAAACAAATACTTACTTTTCCTGCACCTTTACAAGAAGGGCAAACATATTTTCTTGCATTGGCCAAGTATCCTCTCCCATCTACATTTGAACATATATGAGGAGTTTTTCTCACAAAAAAAGCAAGATAAGCATGGGATAAATTAGGACAGTAACTACTACATAAGAGTAAGATTGGAGCTTTAAGTCAAGCATTTATTGTCATTTTAATATTATGTGATTGTAATGTTACATAATCAAGCAAGTTATCACCAACATTAGTGTTATAAGTCCAATTTATGTCCAATAAAAAGATCTACTGGCATGCGGATTACATCACAGCCACAGTAACCACATATGTTATTTTCCACACTAGGAAATGGTTTGAAATTGACTACTGCTGAAAATTGAAGTATTAATTTGCATACCTCCGTAATAGTATTCAAACGGGAGAACAGAAAACAGAAACACAGACCTACCTATCTTGCAGTTCATTTAACCTATCAGCTATTCATTTAGATACAACTGACATCTAGACATGCTTTggaaagagtaatgggggagatGAAACCATGATACCAATGGATGATGatattatctactccctccgtcccataatataagagcgttttggaCACTAGTGTAGTATAAAGaaggttcttatattatgggacggaggagtaGTTTATATCATGTGACATCGAACTGAATGCAAACCAGGACAACCTAATGGAATCTGACCTTCATTGATTAAGCTAGAGAAAAAACCAAGTGAATTACAGTAGCTCAATACTATGTGCCTACAACAGACTACCCAGATAGAAAAGCCAGAGAGAAACAAATAAGTTCAGGAAAATGTCAAAATATAATAGAAGAAACTTTGAATTTAACTCTGCTGGCAAATTTATTTCCGCATAAATGTCTAGATGTCTACAAAATTACTACAAGCGATAGGTGTAATATAAATAAGAATAGCAATATCTCTAAATATGTACTAACCACATGAGTAACAGAGATTCTTTGCACTGAAGGGAACTTCCTTCGTACATCCTTTAGCAGCTTCGCCAAAAGACAGATTCAGCTCTATCTACTTAAGTCAAGAGATAAGATTAGTTCATGACTAAAGGTGTTGTTACTTAGACatgcaagaagaagaatctgaagaaTGAACCTCAATGTCACTGGCATGTACATCCACATCATGCTGGAAAACCTGAAAAGAAAGAGAATTAATGGTACTCCCATGTGAAACGTTGAAGTAAAATTAAAAGGGAAAGGTATGAATTACCTCTGAGAATACTTTGTAGAACTGATTAGAAAAAGGACCATCATTTTGTCTGTAGAATTCTGCAAAAGGGTCGGCGTTCTGTTTGTTGAATCTTGAAAATGGATCTTCATAGGATCCATCGAACTCCCCCCTACCCCTTGTGGAATTTGCAGCTGACCCTCCAGAAAATAGCTGCAGTATTACAGCATAACATAAACTTAATGTGTACAGGAACTCACAGACTTCAAATTGTAAATTCAAAGAGCTTGAGAAGTAATGAACTGGGCCATTTACTTTCAATAGTAGATAACAGAAATTGGAATGTTGCTGCtccataaataaaatataaaactaccactaaaaaaatcatgaaagagAGAGGATAAAGTGCTAACAGCAGGTTGCAACTTATTACCATATCATACTGCTGTCTCTTTGAAGGATCCCGAAGAGTCTAGAGGCCAACAAAACAAACATATGGCACTGTTAATTTAGGCATAATAATCAACAGCAAAGCTAAAGACATGGTGGTAACTTACTTGCCTCGTATGCGTCTCTTACTTCCTGAAACATCCTTTTCGCAGCAGTATTTCCTCTATTTGTGTCTGGATGGTACTTCTTTGCAAGCTACAGGAAAATTGTTTTGAGCTTTAGAATCAGAAAACTTATTTCAACCAAGTAGCCATACCGTGGGAATGCCTCTTAAAATATATTTTTACTCCTTCcctccccgcgccgccacccgTGAGGCGGCCGGCGAGGGCCCCCAGATCCGCCCGCCGCgagcctcccctcctcctccctcctccctcgccgccgccagggggcgcggccgggcgaagcccgaccgtcgccggcggcggcggggcctgctCTTCCCCCGGcacgacggggcggcgcgggctgcTTCTTCGGGTGCGGGCGNNNNNNNNNNNNNNNNNNNNNNNNNNNNNNNNNNNNNNNNNNNNNNNNNNNNNNNNNNNNNNNNNNNNNNNNNNNNNNNNNNNNNNNNNNNNNNNNNNNNNNNNNNNNNNNNNNNNNNNNNNNNNNNNNNNNNNNNNNNNNNNNNNNNNNNNNNNNNNNNNNNNNNNNNNNNNNNNNNNNNNNNNNNNNNNNNNNNNNNNNNNNNNNNNNNNNNNNNNNNNNNNNNNNNNNNNNNNNNNNNNNNNNNNNNNNNNNNNNNNNNNNNNNNNNNNNNNNNNNNNNNNNNNNNNNNNNNNNNNNNNNNNNNNNNNNNNNNNNNNNNNNNNNNNNNNNNgggcggcgtgggcggcggctGGGGTCCGGCTTCGGGCCCCCGGCGGCTGCGTTGGTTCTTCTCCGTCGCGGGCGTGCGGTGGTGGTGCGGCTCGGCCGGTGGCGGTCcggcgacctggtggtggtggccggcggtGCGCGTGGAGGTGGTGCTTCCACTTGGCGGCTCTCTGTGCAGGGAGGCAGGGGAGCGGCTTGGTCAGGGGCGGCGGCGTCGACGGCGTGCCGGCTGCAGCGCGAAGGCGGGAACTTTACGGGCCTCGGGGATCCCGGCCGGGCCTGTGCGGCCACGGGCCTGGTATGTTCTTGCTATTGCATCCGGTCAGCTACCGTCttcgacggtggaggtggggccctcccgcgtgccgacggtgctgctgccctagtcccggctcctctCCCTCTTTGTGCGGACCATGCTtcacggtgccgtggtgagacgacgTGGGTAGCTTCGTGACCGAGTTGGCGCTGGGTGAGGGTCTGTTTGGTGGCGAGCTCTGGAGTGCCTGAGGTGGaggttgggatcgggagaaatccctgttggcttggccgacaccgacgcggtggcgcTTGTGGGTACCGCCtgaccttcctgaagggcgtcggggctacccttcctctctcctcactgcgtaccgggggaaacccttggcagcagcgtcgtcatcgtcgcgtcccttcttggaggtgctgattGGTACCGGTGCTTCGGAGGCTCGGCGCTGGGTGGGCGATCTCCGGTGGTGCAGCGGccacgaggcttcttcgtttttttTGTCGATCCGCCGTTGTTGGCATTAGTTTCTCTtgtattttctctttcttttcttttgggcgtgactgtgctgcttccgccccagcacctatcgttggatgttcggttggttgctttgtatacaaagcggggggaaaccctttttcggcaaATATATTTTTACTTCCAAATACGGGTCAATCTACTTAACAATGATTTCTGTGTTGCCTGAGTTGTACTAGGACTAGCTGCTATTTTGGTGTTGCTAGGTTTTCGCCCCAGAGTAGTCGTTCCGATGTCGGGCGGCTACGGTGGGTTCTAGTAATGCTTTGGACTCGCTTCTCTCCTTTCCCTCCTCCTGTAAGTCTTTGAACTGATGTATTTCCGTTCTTCTTAATGGGAAGGGGGGTAGCCcagttcaaaaaaaaaacttaACAATGATTAAAAGATTAATTTCCTCCATTTAATCCATCAATGTAAACCTAACTACCGAGCTTACTGTTAAGTAAATCTAGTTCATCTTATCTGAATCCCAGGTTGGTCCCAATTGCTATATATTTGTAGAAGAGAAAAAATGGTTTACGGTTGCTGCATAGATTGTTGGCATTGTCAACaaaatatattccaaaacaattcataATAATACTTCACACAAATAGGTGCAAACTCAGAGGAATACTGTCATTTGTTTGAAGTTAGCAGCATAACACATGATTGAATGGTAGAAAGTGGATGAGAGTATGAGACTACCGCTTGATATATGGATATTTTCTAAGTGACATGGCCATGTTAAACAAATAGTGAGCTAGCGTAGTCAGGTTTCAAGATTAGCTGAACTGGGATAAGATACTCACAGATTGAAAAGCCTTTTTTATGTCATCTTGAGAGGCATCTTTAGTCACCCCAAGAATCTTGTAATAGTCCTTCTCCATCGAATAACATTGACCTTAACGATGCACCCACAAAAGATTAATAGTGAATGTGTTCGCCACAATATGAGGATAATAATAGGATATTGCCATATTAAGTTCAATTCATGCAAGAACAGAAAAGACAACCTGTAGAATGAAAGAACCTGCTCGGTACAGATGATGTAAACGTGGATCGACCAAAGCACCTATCAGCAACATATGTGCCACTAGAACTGCAAGCTGTGCCTATTCACCACAAAAAACAAATGGCGCAAGGAGATGGGTCAGAATCAGAGAAAATAAATAAGATCAGCAAAAATATAAGTTAATGTTGGAAATGAAGTAGCTAGTAGACTGACGTGCTATTTAAATCTGCTTCTAACCACTGCATATATGAGCAACTTGTTTTATTTCGTGGAAGTGGGGGCAATTTGCTTGGTATCTTTAGCATATCAGAATTgcctcgtactccctccgtcctaaaattcttgtcttagatttgtgtagatacggatgtatctaatactaaaacatgacttggtacatccgtatttagacaaatctaagacaagaattttgggacgtagGGAGTACTATTATCCGAACTTACAAGTGGCGGCAGTTTACACACAGACCGAATTAAGACAGAAGGACATTACGTGTAGACGGCCGAATCCATGCGCTCCTCTGCACAGACGCCTGCAGGAAGAAATCGGAAACCGGAATGAAGTGAACAGCAGCAACTCTGCAGAGCCCCTCGACCAAAATCAGGGAAATGGGAAAGGCGGCAGACGAACGCGAACCGGCGTTACCTCGCCGGAGCGGCGCGCGAGGGACCTCGACGCGAGCCGGAGCCACCCGAACCGGCCCATCCACCGATCGGCGGCGTCCCCTTTGCGGGAGCGGCAGCGGAGGAGGGGGGTCGAGGGTTTCGAGGGGAAGCCGTGCGTCAAGGCTATGGGAGAGAGGGCCTGAGCAAGTGCCCGCCGGCAACCGTGGGCGGTGGGGAGGGAGGGAGCTTCCACTCGCGGGCCGCTGGGAGGGAGGAGAGGGCGGCGctgggaggaggagggggagggcgtgggcggcggcggcggcgacggcttggGCGAGTGGTTCGACCCTCTCTCCAAGCAACGAAGCCGGGCCCACGGCGAGGAGTAGCCCCGAGAGTTCGACGGGCTCGCCCACAAGGCCCAATATGCGAGTTCGAATTCTGCCGCGAATATGGTTCGATCTTCGGTTTCTGAGAAATTCAGTTCTGGAAAAATGAGGACCCAACGCTTCTTTAAAAAACTACTCCTTtcgtaaaaaaatataagagcgtttagaccaTAGTGGACCGATGACCAAAAAATAAAATTATACCGAAATTTTTGTTAGGTTTTGGATTTTAATCAAACAGGACTGATGCACATAAAAAAAATCAGAATGGTTGTAGATTAACAATAAATCAACAAGAAATATCACACACAAACAAGGGATTGAAGACAGGCTTCGATGGTTGTGATCCTTGTACCTGCCATCTCCCCAACCCACAGGGTCACCCATCGTGGTTAGGCCCACCACCGGTGACACTAGACAACTAGTCATCGACCGGAAGCCTGGGAGACGAGGGTCTCGAGGGGGCGAAAGGCAGAGGAGAGAGTCGAAAGGTGGTGGGGTCTGGTAGTCAGTCGCTGCTTAAGAAGTGGCGTGGTGGCACACTGCGGCAGCGCAGCGGCTAGGGTTCGACCGGCCACTTCGAGTTGGTAGGGAATGGAATGGAGTGCGGCACGCGTGCGATTGGCCTGGCAGGGT
It contains:
- the LOC119337386 gene encoding chaperone protein dnaJ 1, mitochondrial-like isoform X3; its protein translation is MGRFGWLRLASRSLARRSGEASVQRSAWIRPSTRTACSSSGTYVADRCFGRSTFTSSVPSRFFHSTGQCYSMEKDYYKILGVTKDASQDDIKKAFQSLAKKYHPDTNRGNTAAKRMFQEVRDAYETLRDPSKRQQYDMLFSGGSAANSTRGRGEFDGSYEDPFSRFNKQNADPFAEFYRQNDGPFSNQFYKVFSEVFQHDVDVHASDIEIELNLSFGEAAKGCTKEVPFSAKNLCYSCDGRGYLANARKYVCPSCKGAGKVSMYPFTSICTTCRGFGKVIKDHCLTCKGAGVVDGMKYANVIIPAGVDSGDTIHVREAGNSGRRGAIPGSLYIKLRVASDPVFVRDGADVHVDKKISFTQAMLGGKIEVPTLDGKTEIKIPKGVQPGQVVVLRGKGLELPNQAGYFGDQHVRFKIHFPLKVNERQRALLEDFAAEEATKEQSFFATGNWLYEQLSTG
- the LOC119337386 gene encoding chaperone protein dnaJ 1, mitochondrial-like isoform X4, with translation MEKDYYKILGVTKDASQDDIKKAFQSLAKKYHPDTNRGNTAAKRMFQEVRDAYETLRDPSKRQQYDMLFSGGSAANSTRGRGEFDGSYEDPFSRFNKQNADPFAEFYRQNDGPFSNQFYKVFSEVFQHDVDVHASDIEIELNLSFGEAAKGCTKEVPFSAKNLCYSCDGRGYLANARKYVCPSCKGAGKVSMYPFTSICTTCRGFGKVIKDHCLTCKGAGVVDGMKYANVIIPAGVDSGDTIHVREAGNSGRRGAIPGSLYIKLRVASDPVFVRDGADVHVDKKISFTQAMLGGKIEVPTLDGKTEIKIPKGVQPGQVVVLRGKGLELPNQAGYFGDQHVRFKIHFPLKVNERQRALLEDFAAEEATKEQSFFATGNWLELIAENMKSQNFMIGLGFVMLIYLMLSKTLS
- the LOC119337386 gene encoding chaperone protein dnaJ 1, mitochondrial-like isoform X2; translation: MGRFGWLRLASRSLARRSGEASVQRSAWIRPSTPCSSSGTYVADRCFGRSTFTSSVPSRFFHSTGQCYSMEKDYYKILGVTKDASQDDIKKAFQSLAKKYHPDTNRGNTAAKRMFQEVRDAYETLRDPSKRQQYDMLFSGGSAANSTRGRGEFDGSYEDPFSRFNKQNADPFAEFYRQNDGPFSNQFYKVFSEVFQHDVDVHASDIEIELNLSFGEAAKGCTKEVPFSAKNLCYSCDGRGYLANARKYVCPSCKGAGKVSMYPFTSICTTCRGFGKVIKDHCLTCKGAGVVDGMKYANVIIPAGVDSGDTIHVREAGNSGRRGAIPGSLYIKLRVASDPVFVRDGADVHVDKKISFTQAMLGGKIEVPTLDGKTEIKIPKGVQPGQVVVLRGKGLELPNQAGYFGDQHVRFKIHFPLKVNERQRALLEDFAAEEATKEQSFFATGNWLELIAENMKSQNFMIGLGFVMLIYLMLSKTLS
- the LOC119337386 gene encoding chaperone protein dnaJ 1, mitochondrial-like isoform X1 — encoded protein: MGRFGWLRLASRSLARRSGEASVQRSAWIRPSTRTACSSSGTYVADRCFGRSTFTSSVPSRFFHSTGQCYSMEKDYYKILGVTKDASQDDIKKAFQSLAKKYHPDTNRGNTAAKRMFQEVRDAYETLRDPSKRQQYDMLFSGGSAANSTRGRGEFDGSYEDPFSRFNKQNADPFAEFYRQNDGPFSNQFYKVFSEVFQHDVDVHASDIEIELNLSFGEAAKGCTKEVPFSAKNLCYSCDGRGYLANARKYVCPSCKGAGKVSMYPFTSICTTCRGFGKVIKDHCLTCKGAGVVDGMKYANVIIPAGVDSGDTIHVREAGNSGRRGAIPGSLYIKLRVASDPVFVRDGADVHVDKKISFTQAMLGGKIEVPTLDGKTEIKIPKGVQPGQVVVLRGKGLELPNQAGYFGDQHVRFKIHFPLKVNERQRALLEDFAAEEATKEQSFFATGNWLELIAENMKSQNFMIGLGFVMLIYLMLSKTLS